Proteins encoded by one window of Geobacter sp. DSM 9736:
- the gatC gene encoding Asp-tRNA(Asn)/Glu-tRNA(Gln) amidotransferase subunit GatC: MKITKRDVEHVARLARLELAEEEKEIFTGQMDAILAYVEKLNELNTEGIVPTAHAVPVENAFRADRVHEAIGADNALANAPDRVEDFFRVPKVIE, translated from the coding sequence ATGAAGATCACCAAAAGAGATGTGGAGCATGTTGCGCGGCTGGCCCGGCTGGAACTCGCCGAAGAGGAGAAGGAAATTTTTACCGGCCAGATGGATGCTATCCTCGCGTACGTCGAGAAACTGAACGAACTCAACACTGAGGGAATCGTGCCGACAGCCCATGCGGTGCCGGTGGAGAATGCTTTCCGCGCGGACAGGGTGCATGAGGCGATAGGCGCTGACAATGCCCTTGCCAACGCACCTGACAGGGTGGAAGACTTCTTCCGGGTGCCAAAGGTTATCGAATAG
- the gatA gene encoding Asp-tRNA(Asn)/Glu-tRNA(Gln) amidotransferase subunit GatA — protein sequence MQLHELTIHELHDKLLKREVSSVEATTALLERVMSTEPRVNAFITVTPEEAMEAARTADRRIAAGEGDILTGIPVALKDIFVTGGIRTTCGSRILKDFVPPYDGTAVARLKERGAVLIGKLNQDEFAMGSSSESSAFGPTRNPWNLECTPGGSSGGSAACIAAGQATAALGTDTGGSIRQPASHCSCVGLKPTYGRVSRYGVIAYASSLDQVGPLTRDVTDCAIMLNAVAGHDPLDSTSVDLPVPDYRAALTGEVAGLKLGLPKEYYREGLDPDVKEALERAIEVFRGLGAEFVDVSLPHTDYAVATYYLIATAEASSNLARYDGVRFGHRSPEARNLLEMFMKSRAEGFGAEVKRRIMLGTYALSSGYYDAYYLKAQKVRTLIMHDFLKAFEKVDVLLTPVAPTPAFRLGEKLNDPLQMYLSDIFTIPVNLAGTCGISVPAGFSKESLPIGLQLIGRPFGEETILRAAHAFEQATEWHMRKANL from the coding sequence ATGCAATTGCATGAACTGACGATACACGAGCTGCACGACAAGCTGCTGAAGAGGGAGGTCTCTTCGGTGGAGGCGACGACGGCGCTGCTGGAGCGGGTGATGTCGACCGAGCCGCGGGTAAATGCCTTCATAACCGTAACACCCGAAGAGGCAATGGAGGCGGCCCGTACAGCCGACAGGCGGATCGCCGCAGGGGAGGGGGACATTCTCACTGGAATCCCGGTGGCGCTCAAGGATATCTTCGTCACCGGCGGAATCCGCACCACCTGCGGCTCCCGAATACTGAAAGACTTTGTCCCTCCCTATGACGGAACTGCGGTGGCGCGCCTCAAGGAGCGCGGTGCGGTGCTGATCGGAAAGCTGAACCAGGACGAGTTTGCCATGGGTTCTTCTTCGGAATCTAGTGCCTTCGGCCCGACCCGAAATCCCTGGAACCTGGAATGCACTCCGGGGGGATCGTCCGGCGGATCTGCTGCCTGCATCGCAGCCGGCCAGGCGACGGCGGCTTTGGGAACCGACACCGGCGGATCTATCCGGCAGCCAGCTTCCCACTGCAGCTGTGTCGGGCTCAAGCCAACCTACGGCAGGGTTTCCCGCTACGGGGTCATAGCCTACGCATCCTCCCTCGATCAGGTCGGCCCCCTTACCCGCGACGTTACCGATTGCGCAATCATGTTAAACGCGGTTGCCGGCCACGATCCACTGGACTCTACGAGTGTCGACCTGCCGGTACCCGATTACCGAGCCGCCCTGACTGGAGAGGTGGCGGGGCTCAAGTTGGGACTTCCAAAAGAGTATTACCGGGAGGGGCTCGATCCGGATGTTAAGGAGGCCCTGGAGCGGGCCATCGAGGTGTTTCGCGGACTCGGCGCCGAGTTCGTAGATGTTTCCCTCCCTCACACCGATTACGCCGTTGCCACCTACTACCTCATAGCTACCGCCGAGGCGAGTTCGAATCTCGCCAGGTACGACGGCGTCCGGTTCGGGCACCGGAGCCCGGAAGCGCGCAATCTGCTGGAAATGTTCATGAAAAGCCGTGCCGAAGGGTTCGGTGCCGAGGTTAAGCGCCGTATCATGCTGGGTACCTATGCCCTCTCTTCCGGCTATTACGATGCATATTACCTGAAGGCCCAGAAGGTGCGCACACTCATCATGCACGATTTCCTGAAGGCGTTCGAGAAGGTGGACGTTCTGCTCACCCCTGTAGCGCCGACACCTGCATTTCGGCTCGGGGAAAAGTTGAACGATCCGCTCCAGATGTACCTGTCCGACATCTTCACCATCCCGGTTAACCTCGCCGGGACCTGCGGCATTTCTGTTCCCGCCGGGTTTAGCAAGGAGTCTCTCCCGATCGGGCTGCAGCTGATCGGCAGGCCTTTTGGTGAAGAAACGATATTGCGGGCTGCCCACGCATTCGAGCAGGCGACGGAGTGGCATATGCGAAAGGCGAACCTTTGA
- the gatB gene encoding Asp-tRNA(Asn)/Glu-tRNA(Gln) amidotransferase subunit GatB produces MPEKLMKFQPVIGLEVHVQLLTNTKIFCGCSTKFGASPNSQTCPVCLGLPGALPVLNKKVVEFAIRAGLATNCAISQRSIFARKNYFYPDLPKGYQISQFELPVCVGGHLDIESDGGIKRIGITRIHMEEDAGKLVHADVSGLGDGSGVDLNRACTPLLEIVSEPDIRSADEAVAYLKKLHQIVVYLGICDGNMEEGSFRCDANVSVMPVGSSTFGTRAEIKNVNSFRFVKQAIEYEIERQIELIEEGGKVVQETRLFDPNSGVTRSMRGKEEAHDYRYFPDPDLVPLVISDDWVEDVRLSLPELPEARKERYTAVLGLPEQDAEVLTAARETADYFESCVTAGCQPKAAANWIMGEVTRSLNEEGKPITACPVTPQLLAALLQLMEKGTISGKIAKTVFDEMWSTGKDPATIVEEKGLVQVSDTGEIEKIIDDIMAANAGQVDEYRGGKEKVFGFFVGQVMRASKGKANPAVVNELLLKKLKG; encoded by the coding sequence ATTCCGGAGAAACTCATGAAATTCCAGCCAGTCATTGGTCTTGAGGTCCATGTCCAACTTCTGACTAATACGAAGATATTCTGCGGATGCTCGACAAAGTTCGGTGCTTCCCCCAATTCCCAGACCTGCCCTGTCTGCCTGGGGCTGCCGGGGGCTCTCCCGGTCCTCAACAAGAAGGTGGTGGAATTCGCCATCCGTGCCGGCCTCGCCACCAACTGCGCCATTTCCCAGCGGAGCATCTTTGCGCGGAAGAACTACTTCTATCCGGATCTGCCGAAGGGTTACCAGATCAGCCAGTTCGAGCTTCCCGTCTGCGTGGGTGGGCATCTTGACATCGAGTCCGACGGAGGCATCAAACGGATAGGGATTACTCGTATTCACATGGAGGAGGACGCAGGGAAGCTGGTCCATGCCGACGTCTCGGGGCTTGGCGACGGCTCCGGAGTGGACCTCAACCGTGCCTGCACACCTCTGCTGGAGATCGTGTCTGAACCGGACATCCGCTCCGCCGACGAAGCTGTGGCCTACCTGAAAAAGCTCCATCAGATCGTGGTGTACCTCGGGATCTGTGACGGCAACATGGAGGAAGGGAGCTTCCGCTGCGACGCCAACGTATCGGTCATGCCGGTGGGAAGCAGCACCTTCGGCACCCGTGCAGAGATCAAGAACGTCAACTCGTTCCGTTTCGTGAAGCAGGCCATCGAATATGAGATCGAGCGACAGATCGAGCTGATCGAGGAGGGGGGGAAGGTCGTCCAGGAGACCCGCCTCTTCGACCCTAACAGCGGCGTCACACGTTCCATGCGCGGCAAGGAGGAGGCACACGACTACCGGTATTTCCCGGACCCGGACCTTGTTCCGCTAGTGATTTCGGACGACTGGGTGGAGGATGTAAGGCTGTCCCTTCCTGAGCTTCCCGAAGCTCGGAAGGAAAGGTACACTGCGGTGTTGGGGCTCCCCGAGCAGGATGCGGAGGTGCTGACAGCGGCCCGCGAGACAGCGGATTATTTCGAGTCGTGTGTCACTGCGGGGTGCCAGCCAAAGGCCGCGGCAAATTGGATAATGGGGGAAGTGACTCGCAGTCTCAATGAGGAAGGGAAACCGATCACGGCCTGCCCCGTGACGCCGCAGCTCCTGGCTGCGCTTCTGCAGCTGATGGAAAAAGGAACCATCTCCGGCAAGATCGCCAAGACGGTCTTTGACGAGATGTGGAGCACGGGAAAAGATCCGGCGACAATCGTTGAGGAGAAGGGGCTAGTTCAGGTTTCGGATACCGGCGAGATCGAGAAGATAATCGACGACATCATGGCTGCCAATGCCGGCCAGGTGGATGAGTATCGCGGTGGCAAGGAAAAAGTGTTCGGCTTCTTCGTCGGACAGGTGATGCGCGCGTCGAAGGGTAAGGCGAATCCGGCGGTGGTTAACGAGCTCCTTTTGAAAAAACTCAAAGGCTAG